DNA from Ignavibacteriales bacterium:
CTTTAGTACAAATCATTGCCGGTATTGCTGCAGTTATTGGTCATATCTGGACCGTATTTGCAGGCTTCCGTGGTGGGAAAGGAATTGCAACTGCGCTTGGAATGTTAATAATGATAATCACCGTTGATATGCTTGTAGCACTTGGAATTTTTATTTTAGTTGTCACTGTTTCAAGGTATGTTTCTCTCGGTTCGATATTAGCTGCATTATCTATTCCATTTACTCTTATTTTTAGAGAAAATATTTTGCACGATCATATTCAGAGTTACGGAACAATACTTCCTTTTGTTGCGGCAGTTTCTTTACTTGTAGTTTTCACACATCGTAAAAATGTTATGCGATTGATTAACGGGACAGAAAGTAAAATAAGTTTTAAGAAAAAGAAATAATGAAAATCTCAGTTCTCGGTGCTGGCGGCTGGGGAACTACACTCGGAATT
Protein-coding regions in this window:
- the plsY gene encoding glycerol-3-phosphate 1-O-acyltransferase PlsY, coding for MFLLATIIILAYLVGSIPTSIIISKLSHGIDIREHGSGNAGGTNVMRVLGWKKGLLVILLDALKGAFAVVVIARLHYGGLPFQNVSPFDDFTLVQIIAGIAAVIGHIWTVFAGFRGGKGIATALGMLIMIITVDMLVALGIFILVVTVSRYVSLGSILAALSIPFTLIFRENILHDHIQSYGTILPFVAAVSLLVVFTHRKNVMRLINGTESKISFKKKK